In the genome of Pelodiscus sinensis isolate JC-2024 chromosome 3, ASM4963464v1, whole genome shotgun sequence, one region contains:
- the LOC142827711 gene encoding LOW QUALITY PROTEIN: uncharacterized protein LOC142827711 (The sequence of the model RefSeq protein was modified relative to this genomic sequence to represent the inferred CDS: deleted 1 base in 1 codon), with protein sequence MPEKLHLLSACDSGHSLGNGFDWLAKPERRTALVAKELARYDIDIAAPSETCLANEGQLTETGGGYTFFWSGRGTDERRDAGVRFAVRNHLVRQFASLPKGVNDRLMTLQLPLRNRNQATLISAYAPTMTNPNEMKDRFYEELDSLISAVSSTDKLILLSDFNARVGCDSIAWHGVVGGHGVGKCNSNGLLLLKTCAAHDLLITNTMFCLPTRNKTSWMHPCSKHWHLIDYVIVRRKDRQDVRVTKAMCGADCWTDHRLIVSKMNLQIRMKRRPQGSKPIKRVNVAKLKNPSIASALTEDLESRLSDLHLVGSAGHADRNDLKRFYAALNTLYGPQSLRSSPFISTDGTTLITEKAPILQRWAEHFEDVLNRLSFINDEAIERIPQVDINGAMDDPPVVAEVSQAVSQLSSSKAPGADAIPAEVYKAGSHVLTEKLTELFQSFWEQGSIPQELKDASIVHLYKRKGNRQVCDNHRGISLLSIADKILARVMLNRLVTHLECGLLLESQCGFRKGRGTIDMIFAARRLQEKCQEQNRDLYITFVDLTKAFDTVSRQGPWRIMSKFIQMVRQFHDGMMARGLDGGEFSKAFPVTNGVKQGCVLAPTLFSIMFTAMLNDAFQDSVAGISLKYRVDRNLFNLRRLQAITEVKETVLRDFLFADDCALYAGSEAEMQVSVDKFCTACDNFGLTINSRKTEVMYQPVPYAPYTESTITVTGRMLQAVDQFTYLGSTLSHAANIDIEVTCRIVKASSAFGRLRPTVWERQGISQATKLKVYKAVVLTIFLYACETWTVYRRYARQLNHFHMTRLRRILRIRWQDKIPDTEVLSRASLPSVHTLLMSAQTRWAGHVIRMPDERLTKQLLFGELSTGKRLCGGQRKRYKDTLKASLKSFGIDTTTWKLLAHNCPAWLSLIHKGCQALETRHIFEAQQERMLRKSKATAQRLQCLHVCPTCSRTFGVQIGLISHLRTHCIQSQST encoded by the exons ATGCCTGAAAAACTCCACTTG CTGTCTGCATGCGACAGCGGCCACTCCCTGGGCAACGGCTTCGACTGGCTGGCCAAACCAG AGAGAAGAACAGCCTTGGTTGCCAAAGAGCTTGCAAGATACGACATTGATATTGCAGCCCCCAGTGAGACTTGTCTTGCTAATGAAGGTCAGCTAACTGAAACTGGAGGTGGATATACT TTTTTTTGGAGCGGTCGTGGCACCGATGAGCGTCGCGATGCTGGAGTCAGATTCGCTGTCAGGAATCACCTTGTTCGGCAatttgccagtcttcccaagggtgTGAATGATCGGCTTATGACACTACAGCTTCCGCTACGGAATAGAAACCAAGCCACTCTGATCAGTGCCTATGCTCCCACAATGACTAACCCGAACGAGATGAAAGACAGGTTCTATGAAGAACTGGATTCCTTAATATCAGCTGTGAGTAGCACCGACAAGCTGATCCTGCTCAGTGACTTCAATGCAAGAGTAGGATGCGACTCAATAGCCTGGCATGGAGTCGTTGGCGGACATGGAGTGGGCAAATGTAACAGCAACGGCCTACTCCTACTGAAGACTTGTGCAGCACACGACCTTCTTATCACCAACACAATGTTTTGTCTGCCTACCCGGAACAAAACTTCTTGGAtgcacccctgctctaagcattGGCATCTTATCGACTATGTCATTGTTAGGAGAAAAGACAGGCAAGATGTCAGAGTGACCAAGGCCATGTGTGGTGCTGATTGTTGGACAGATCACAGGCTCATTGTCTCCAAAATGAATCTCCAAATTAGAATGAAGAGGCGGCCACAAGGTAGCAAGCCCATAAAAAGAGTTAATGTGGCCAAGCTAAAGAACCCAAGCATAGCCTCAGCATTGACTGAGGATCTAGAAAGCAGGCTTTCCGACCTGCACCTTGTAGGCAGTGCT GGGCATGCTGACAGGAATGACCTGAAACGGTTCTATGCAGCCCTCAACACTCTCTATGGACCTCAGTCTCTCAGGAGCTCCCCCTTTATTAGTACAGATGGTACCACTCTGATTACAGAGAAGGCACCGATCCTGCAGAGATGGGCTGAACATTTTGAAGATGTCCTCAACCGACTGTCATTTATCAATGACGAGGCGATTGAGAGGATTCCCCAGGTTGACATCAATGGCGCCATGGATGATCCACCAGTAGTAGCCGAAGTTTCACAAGCTGTTAGCCAGCTATCCAGCAGCAAAGCTCCAGGGGCAGACGCTATACCTGCAGAGGTCTATAAAGCCGGCAGTCACGTACTCACGGAGAAGCTCACTGAGTTGTTCCAGTCTTTTTGGGAGCAAGGATCCATTCCCCAGGAACTCAAGGATGCATCCATTGTACACCTCTATAAGAGGAAGGGCAATCGACAGGTATGTGACAATCATCGGGGAAtttcactgctttccatcgcagaTAAAATTCTTGCAAGAGTGATGTTAAATCGTCTGGTCACTCATCTGGAGTGTGGCCTCCTGCTGGAGTCACAATGTGGCTTTCGTAAGGGCCGCGGGACTATTGACATGATCTTTGCCGCGCGCCGACTTCAGGAGAAGTGTCAGGAGCAGAATCGTGATCTTTACATAACCTTTGTTGACCTCACGAAAGCCTTCGACACTGTCAGCCGACAAGGTCCGTGGAGGATCATGTCAAAGTTCATTCAGATGGTACGCCAGTTTCATGATGGCATGATGGCCAGAGGGCTAGACGGTGGAGAATTTTCTAAGGCATTCCCAGTCACCAATGGCGTAAAACAGGGCTGTGTACTCGCACCTACACTGTTCAGCATCATGTTTACTGCTATGCTGAATGATGCCTTCCAGGACAGTGTTGCCGGAATCAGCCTTAAGTACAGAGTGGACAGGAATCTTTTTAACCTGAGGAGACTTCAGGCTATCACCGAAGTGAAAGAGACTGTTCTGAGAGACTTCTTGTTTGCTGACGATTGCGCCTTGTATGCTGGCTCTGAAGCAGAGATGCAAGTTAGTGTGGACAAGTTCTGCACAGCTTGTGACAACTTTGGACTCACCATTAACAGCAGAAAGACCGAAGTCATGTATCAGCCTGTCCCTTATGCACCGTACACAGAATCCACAATCACAGTCACAGGGAGGATGCTACAGGCAGTGGACCAGTTCACTTACCTTGGCAGCACTCTTTCCCATGCAGCTAACATTGACATAGAAGTCACATGCAGAATAGTGAAGGCAAGTTCTGCTTTTGGTAGACTGCGCCCCACTGTATGGGAACGTCAAGGAATCAGCCAAGCAACAAAACTGAAGGTCTACAAAGCCGTGGTACTCACCATCTTCCTGTATGCCTGTGAAACATGGACTGTGTATCGGAGGTACGCAAGACAGCTTAATCACTTCCACATGACTCGTCTTCGCAGAATATTACGCATCAGATGGCaagacaaaataccagacactgagGTTCTCTCTAGAGCAAGTTTACCATCAGTCCACACTCTGCTGATGAGTGCACAGACTAGATGGGCAGGTCATGTCATTCGTATGCCGGACGAACGTTTAACTAAGCAGCTCCTTTTTGGAGAACTCTCTACTGGTAAACGCTTGTGTGGTGGACAGAGGAAACGTTACAAAGACAcactcaaggcctccctgaagtCATTCGGAATTGATACAACCACCTGGAAATTGCTGGCACACAACTGCCCTGCCTGGCTCAGTCTCATCCACAAGGGATGCCAAGCTCTTGAAACAAGGCACATCTTTGAAGCACAACAAGAGCGCATGCTGCGCAAGTCCAAAGCTACAGCGCAACGATTGCAATGCCTACACGTCTGCCCGACATGTTCCAGGACATTTGGTGTCCAAATTGGCCTGATAAGTCATCTTCGGACACACTGTATCCAGTCTCAAAGCACTTAG